The DNA segment CATCGCTATGGCGATTGCCGCTTTTCTGTTTGGCTGCTGTATAGCCGTTTTGATCAGTATTATCAGTATTTCTTTAATGAAGCATGTGGAGCAGGCCTATCTGGCCAGAGTCAGTGCGATTTTTAATGCCGTAGCCACCATCGCTATGCCCCTGACCTCCTTTGCGATGAGTGCGATCTGCCTGTATGTGTCTATCCCTGTGATATTCGCAGCCTTTGCTTTGTTTACTTTCCTGATATTTACTGGTATGATATTCCTGAAACAGCTGCGGGAGCTGTAAAAAGGAGATGGCGCGTGTGAAAATCCTGTTTAAAAACTGGTTTCAGCCAATGCTGGAATGCTGTGAGCTGCTGGAGGACAGTCTGCGTGAGGAAGGATTTGAGGATGCTTTGCGCGGGGAGCATTTACCGGCTGCGGATGAACAACGGGTGCGTTCACATATTACTGTGCTGATACGCATACGCACAGAAATGCGGACGGTATTTAACTCTGAATTTTCCCATATGCAATTTCTGTTTCAGGAAAAAAAGGCGAGTAAAATCACACCCTTTCACAGCTTTCTGATCAGTTATCTCAATATGCTGGAAACAGACTGGAAAATACAGCTGCAGGACTTGCGCAAGGTATGTGAACAGGATAAACTGTGTCTGATTCGATCCTATATCAGCAACTTCGATGAGGATAAGGATTACAAGGCTGCGGATAGTCAGCAGCTTCTTACAGATTTAGACGCCAGTGGTCTGGAGGTAGAGGATAAATGGGAGCTTTGGATGCGGGCACAGAATATGATGACAGTGCTGGATGAATGGGAGGCCCTGTTTCAGAATCTGCTTCCTATTTTGAAGCGGTATCATAAAGAGTATGCGGAGGCTGCCTCTTTGTTTCAGGATATGTGCGGCAATGACGGTGAACAGCTTCAGGAGCTGATGGAGCTTACCGGCATAAAATTGGATGCGGTTTTAGAATCCGAGGAAATACTTGTATTACCAACCTTTGCCGGATTTCGATCATTGTCTTTTCTCACACAGGAGCTTCGTGAAGACGGACAGGCAACACTGATCTGGGGACTGGATATACTGCCGCTGCTCAAGCATAAAAAGGCTGGAATTTCTATAGATACGATTTGCAGCAGCTTAAAGCTGCTCAGTGATAAAAGCAAGTTTGATATTCTTTGCTTTGTATCCAGACAAAGTGCTTATGGAGCACAGATTGCAAAGGAGCTTCAGCTTACAACACCAACAATTTCCTATCATATGCAGTCCCTGATGAATGCCGGCTTTATAAAATTTCGTAAGGAAAACAACCGATTGTACTACTCTCTCAATCGTGCCTATCTAGAGGAATTTCTGGAAATGACTAAGCAAAAGCTGCTATCTAATTCCTAGTAAAATGCTTCACATATTTTCACGTATTTCAAACATTTTTTATACAAATAAATATCATATACTATTACACGAGCAAGGAAGTTAACCTTGCTTGTATGTACTCATCATTCTCCCTAATGATAATTCATACAATTTTCTATCCCCTTAAATAACATAATTTTTGGAAAAGCCGGAACCCCTTAACCGGCTTTTTCCATTTTTTCTGTACAGAAACCGTTTTTTTATTAAATCTGTCAAGTTATGGCTGTATTGTTGCGTAAATTTCACATTTTTGATAGGATGTACACAAGAGGTGTTGAGCTATGAAGGTTACAGGATATATGGATCCGTTGACATTAAGCATTGATATTGCCCAGGAAAGAGAAAAGGCACTTGTTCTATGGGAAATGGAGAAGCGGAAAAAACGTCTGGAGGAGCTGTGTGCAGCAATTTCATCAATGACAAAACACAGTATCATGGAGCAGTTGGATGAGCTGATTACTTTGGGTCTGGTTTCCCGCGTTGTCCATGTACGGAAAAAGCCTACCATGATTGAATATGCGCTTACCAACCGTGGAGCCATGCTGTTAAAGTGTCTGCGCAAAATGATGGATGTCGGAATCGGGATTATGATGGATTATCATATGGAGGAGGTTCTGATACAGGAGGGCTATATCGAACGGGTGGAGGATGAAGATGAACAGTATAAGGAAGCACTGCAACAGGATTAACTGTGCAGTGTTTTTACTTGTTACATATATTTTGTAACAATATGACCTATACTATCCTTGAGGTGATAGAAATGGCATATCTTTCATTTCCGGATTTTATGGAACGGAAGCGGTATCGGTTTCAACACAGATTATGGGAAGGGGATCCAATGTATCGCTGTAAGCTCTGGAAAGCACACCGGCAGGAATATGCGAGGGTCTGCCGGTTTGGCAAATATGCCAGTGATGTTAGGGTGCTGGACGATGAGGTGATTGCGTATGAACGCCGTATTCTTGAGGTGAGGAGAAAAAGCGGTTTATTGAGTGATCACGAGTACGTACAGCTGCAGGAGGAGCTGCTGCGGCAGTTTCCTCTGTAATACCTGCTGTTACACCCATGAATAAAAAAAGCCACGCAATGGTGGCATGCCGCAAATATACTGCCTAGGTATCTTTCCGTTTTTCATGGGCGGCAACAGGTTCATTATAGATGGAATTTATGGGCTTTGTAAAGCGGTTCAGCATAAGTTTATCTGCACTTATGAAAAAATTCATGAATCATTTATATCGGTTAGATCCTATGCGGCTTGCACATGGAAACAACATTATACTCTGTAGAATTTCTATACAGAAATACCGGCATTGCTTATAAACCCTGTTGGATTTTCTATATAGAGATAGCTGTTTAGCTTTTGCGGGGGGCAAGGACCTGTTAAAACAAGAATGCAGTATTTGAAGGTTCAAATAACCGGGAATTGATAGGGGATATGGAGGAAGGCTGCTTACAAAATTAAGTCTATGGTGTAAGAACAGAACAAGAAAAAAGGCGCTAGGGATACGCCTTTTTTCTTAATACAATAAATTATTAAGGGGATAGAATGTATAGAAAATAATTAGGGG comes from the Erysipelotrichaceae bacterium 66202529 genome and includes:
- a CDS encoding ArsR family transcriptional regulator, coding for MKILFKNWFQPMLECCELLEDSLREEGFEDALRGEHLPAADEQRVRSHITVLIRIRTEMRTVFNSEFSHMQFLFQEKKASKITPFHSFLISYLNMLETDWKIQLQDLRKVCEQDKLCLIRSYISNFDEDKDYKAADSQQLLTDLDASGLEVEDKWELWMRAQNMMTVLDEWEALFQNLLPILKRYHKEYAEAASLFQDMCGNDGEQLQELMELTGIKLDAVLESEEILVLPTFAGFRSLSFLTQELREDGQATLIWGLDILPLLKHKKAGISIDTICSSLKLLSDKSKFDILCFVSRQSAYGAQIAKELQLTTPTISYHMQSLMNAGFIKFRKENNRLYYSLNRAYLEEFLEMTKQKLLSNS
- a CDS encoding transcriptional regulator, with the translated sequence MKVTGYMDPLTLSIDIAQEREKALVLWEMEKRKKRLEELCAAISSMTKHSIMEQLDELITLGLVSRVVHVRKKPTMIEYALTNRGAMLLKCLRKMMDVGIGIMMDYHMEEVLIQEGYIERVEDEDEQYKEALQQD